Proteins from a single region of Theileria parva strain Muguga chromosome 1, complete sequence, whole genome shotgun sequence:
- a CDS encoding putative integral membrane protein, which produces MDYKNLTGWNIRFSNQSEKGESYFSEEQIRSERSELSLLKVPSGLHCGPAGRRTLIKWLEDNYKLSRGINNANPGVMACRLWQESQGLPDEVSKAIVGLLKLQGIPTNITYKVLFENYLSKQLSSLMKRHSDSQEKLSMLAEKMISMFQVTQIQPLIVDVLDLLVEIPQSAMSKILEDRYSSHHFYKISTLNIKRKIWAASPEKLNETITPLIFKALFLLRLGIFDDQMGNLSTNENLNEYNMLISQMLQLIGDPQAECSRIVYCQTVTILKLLFIKSSLQYKTNTTKHTNAVNTNTGKGKSGVNKNSEERMVKVSKTAECSLSFRTERFSEMKNKNLELHYTKVLPEDLCNLYTTYANKTIGLSYSYITHTTDNTINYEPETIDDGNRSLNDTFHSTYTVKSDYRSKQMNDTTDSVKIENILENVINLDIDNDLLYPGRGEHYFSLIRYSLAMKCQEMYKITNSGMKLIEPNFNLLQLINKVHNSVDNNLPTDELISMINKNNTYNITVKDDMELFNISFILCNPILYNKVVSYFVYYLFNMDMMLLTSKVEIGYWTALISLGLSCTYIGIVKFILESQLNNVMKINDDDLDLKKIVSYLKPYTNVCKPVSLKKLLKYIYPIEKDSKLFELKVPPFFSNFLTTNLTTQSSSDNANNCDNSISDDSGDKNPFRRLGEFRIESNDKEGGSAYKIVEDDPDTFFHSLLILYLPKLDSKSVNEFKGSSRSFLNLFRNDSADNNSKETPSSTSVRFNYEENKNIILRILEPFDHQKFDSYTHIGNLLSLTNRHYSSVNKSSQTTIGQINLALLHIFLEKLSTLPYTTFNTLSSTSNITKLLFKMVSIELIKTSLKNVDGLNQNSEGLMRFISSDRFRRDAVVNFKTPTDYLYLKLLATIMFSDTVKPKDLVFKFAENVSNYSICTSFILLYYYKKYGKDKSTEQTLELLSKNCHKILYDKENKNNPSYPYRKWSHLFQELNKV; this is translated from the exons ATGGATTACAAGAATTTGACCGGATGGAATATAAGATTTTCAAACCAGTCTGAAAAGGGAGAATCGTATTTTTCTGAAGAACAAATTCGAAGTGAAAGGTCGGAACTCTCACTTCTTAAGGTCCCCTCAGGACTTCACTGCGGTCCCGCCGGAAGAAGAACACTGATTAAATGGCTTGAAG ACAACTATAAGCTCAGCAGAGGCATTAATAATGCCAATCCAGGAGTTATGGCATGTCGACTTTGGCAGGAGTCACAAGGATTGCCCGATgaa GTTTCAAAGGCTATTGTGGGATTATTGAAGTTACAAGGAATACCCACGAACATTACCTATAAGGTATTGTTCGAAAATTACCTGTCAAAGCAACTCTCATCACTGATGAAAAGACATTCAGATTCTCAAGAAAA ACTGTCTATGCTGGCCGAGAAAATGATTTCTATGTTCCAAGTTACTCAAATCCAGCCTCTGATTGTGGATGTGCTCGACTTGTTAGTGGAAATCCCACAATCAGCAATGTCAAAAATACTAGAGGATAGATACTCATCGCACCATTTTTACaaa ATCAGCACATTGAATATAAAGCGTAAAATATGGGCGGCATCACCGGAAAAGTTAAATGAGACAATAACACCATTGATTTTTAAGGCGCTTTTCCTTTTAAGACTAGGA ataTTTGATGACCAAATGGGTAATTTGTCCACAAATGAAAATCTAAA tGAGTATAACATGTTGATTTCGCAAATGTTGCAGTTGATTGGAGACCCTCAGGCAGAGTGTAGCAGAATTGTTTACTGCCAAACTGTTACAATACTAAAacttttattcattaaaagTTCCCTACAATATAAAACTAACACAACTAAACATACAAATGCTGTTAATACAAATACTGGTAAAGGTAAATCAGGAGTGAATAAGAATTCAGAGGAGAGAATGGTGAAGGTGAGTAAGACTGCAGAATGTAGTTTAAGTTTTCGAACTGAAAGGTTTTCTGAAAtgaaaaacaaaaatttgGAACTTCATTACACAAAAGTACTACCAGAGGATTTGTGTAACTTATATACAACTTATGCAAATAAAACTATTGGACTGTCTTACTCATACATTACGCATACAACTGATAACACGATAAATTATGAGCCAGAAACGATTGATGATGGAAACAGATCATTGAATGATACTTTTCACTCAACGTACACAGTTAAATCTGATTATAGATCAAAGCAAATGAATGATACAACAGATTCTGTGAAAATTGAGAATATATTGGAGAACGTGATAAACTTGGATATTGATAATGATTTGTTGTACCCAGGACGAGGAGAACACTATTTTAGCCTAATAAGATATTCATTGGCAATGAAATGCCAGGAGATGTACAAAATCACAAACTCTGGAATGAAGCTTATTGAACCTAATTTCAACTTATTACAACTGATTAATAAAGTACACAACTCAGTGGATAATAATCTTCCAACAGATGAACTTATATCAAtgattaataaaaacaacacatacaatattacagtaaag gaTGATATGgaattgtttaatatatcATTTATCCTGTGTAATCCAATACTGTACAATAAAGTTGTATCATACTTTGTATACTATTTGTTCAACATGGACATGATGCTGCTGACTTCTAAGGTGGAAATTGGATATTGGACTGCATTAATCTCACTAG GACTTTCGTGTACTTATATCGGAATTGTAAAGTTCATACTAGAATCGCAATTAAACA ATgtgatgaaaataaatgatGATGACTTGGATTTGAAGAAAATTGTATCATATCTGAAACCGTATACAAATGTCTGTAAACCGGTTTCACTTAAAAAGCTCCTAAAGTATATATATCCCATAGAGAAGGATAGTAAGTTATTTGAACTCAAGGTCCCGCCGTTTTTCTCTAACTTTTTAACAACAAATTTGACTACACAAAGCTCGTCGGACAACGCTAATAACTGTGATAACTCAATTTCTGATGATTCAGGTGATAAAAACCCGTTTAGAAGATTGGGTGAATTTAGAATTGAATCAAATGACAAAGAAGGCGGTTCAGCGTATAAGATTGTTGAGGATGATCCTGACACTTTTTTCCACAGCTTGTTGATTTTATACCTGCCGAAGCTGGACTCTAAAAGTGTAAATGAGTTTAAAGGCTCTTCTAGAAGCTTTCTGAACCTGTTTAGAAATGATTCAGCAGATAATAATTCTAAGGAAACGCCTAGTTCTACATCTGTAAGATTCAATTATGAAGAGAATAAGAATATAATACTCAGAATACTAGAGCCGTTTGATCATCAGAAGTTTGATTCGTACACTCACATTGGGAACCTGCTATCACTAACAAACAGGCACTATTCAAGTGTGAACAAGTCCTCACAAACAACAATAGGACAAATTAACCTAGCACTTCTGCACATATTCTTAGAGAAGTTATCAACTTTGCCGTATACAACATTTAATACACTCTCGTCTACatcaaatattacaaaattacTTTTCAAAATG gTTTCAATTGAGTTGATAAAGACGAGTTTGAAGAACGTTGATGGATTGAACCAGAATTCAGAAGGGTTAATGAGATTTATATCGTCAGATCGGTTTAGAAG GGATGCTGTGGTTAACTTTAAAACACCAACGGATTACTTATACTTAAAGTTACTGGCCACAATAATGTTCTCAGATACAGTAAAG CCCAAAGACTTGGTTTTTAAGTTTGCAGAGAATGTTTCAAACTATAGTATTTGCACTTCATTCATACTTCTGTACTATTATAAG aaatatGGAAAGGATAAATCTACGGAACAAACACTGGAACTGCTTTCAAA GAACTGTCATAAAATACTGTATGATAAGGAGAATAAGAATAACCCTTCATATCCATATAGGAAGTGGAGTCATTTATTTCAGGAGTTAAACAAGGTTTAG
- a CDS encoding tRNA intron endonuclease catalytic domain protein: MCQDNSLLYNDLVKKGLIVKDGMNYGATFSIYEEDPEHFHGHGLVFIKHSDEELKISSIVRWNRISTFANKKTIIAFIDCSKQTIKYAYLERYKLK; encoded by the exons atgtgCCAAGATAATAGCTTGTTATACAATGACTTGGTAAAAAAAGGACTAATCGTGAAGGATGGAATGAATTATGGAGCAACATTCAGTATATACGAAG AGGACCCTGAACACTTCCACGGACATGGCTTAGTGTTCATTAAGCATTCTGATGAGGAACTTAAGATTAGTTCGATAGTTAGGTGGAATAGAATCTCCACATTTGCAAATAAAAAG ACGATTATAGCATTCATCGATTGTTCGAAACAGACTATAAAATATGCTTATTTGGAACGTTATAAGCTTAAATGA
- the XRN4 gene encoding XRN 5'-3' exonuclease N-terminus family protein: MEHFLNAFSFLLIISTFHISLFPDGILCVNFANKKFSHNFINLPIIPYKHPPISYNPINNRGYEGKETGCTVDKFKLEGVPRLYGWMMENFSRVRTPLEDSEISRGVDYFYVDMNAVIHSATHGNLFPVLMMEDQQRMRRIVTAMLNTFKLVNPKKMMYIGVDGVCPSAKINQQRTRRFRLYKSSSSDNEYYKGENGEMKYKVNKLKVGAYDNVTFNPSYISPGTQFMSMMDSEIRNWIALQNYEGTWNDCYIVYSGTDVPGEGEHKIYDTIRKMVELDDNVKKSTHLVYGLDADLVMLSLITKLPKMYILREEHNFTPHILSKEKPNPYFSKETGLLHIHGKDYIDLKTNNYEVLSMNVLRRTMYSRCMRVSGTVKNDLNRFLFHPNSKNRLSDDFSLLSFMAGNDFLPHLPTVELCNSSFNDLINMYYKMLPKLRGFLTQTYKINTSRLQLLMKELCKNEFEYFKMKAMSEKISDYSDPKKYAKYYYENKCDIDFNNKKAIRKMCEQYIEGLFWTLSYYHLGCPSWNWCYKYHYAPLVSDLAKVSGTTIKFYKGEPITPLEHLLAITPPNNSQLLPPIYRSLSGPEGSLCQYFPEDFEICEDGKDNEWEHVVKLPFLDTKHLCEVARSVNDELKYNNLYKNKPGCVNVYHRRNDNNKKN, translated from the exons ATGGAGCATTTTCTGAATGCTTTTTCgtttttgttaattattagcACTTTTCATATTTCTTTATTCCCGGATGGAATCTTATGTGTCAATTTTGccaataaaaaattttcacaTAATTTCATTAACCTACCTATTATACCGTATAAACATCCTCCTATATCATATAATCCCATAAATAACCG CGGATATGAGGGAAAGGAAACTGGGTGTACGGTTGATAAGTTTAAA TTGGAAGGAGTTCCAAGATTATATGGATGGATGATGGAGAACTTCTCAAGGGTTAGAACACCCTTAGAAGACTCTGAAATTA GCAGAGGAGTTGACTACTTTTACGTCGATATGAATGCTGTGATACATTCTGCAACTCACGGGAATCTTTTCCCAGTTCTAATGATGGAAGATCAG CAAAGAATGAGAAGGATAGTGACTGCAATGTTGAATACTTTTAAGCTTGTGAATCCCAAGAAGATGATGTACATCGGTGTTGATGGCGTTTGTCCTTCGGCAAAAATAAATCAGCAGCGCACAAGAAGATTTCGGCTCTACAAATCCAGCTCTTCC GATAACGAATACTACAAAGGAGAGAATGGAGAAATGaaatataaagttaataaattaaaagttGGAGCATACGATAATGTTACATTTAACCCAAGTTACATATCACCTGGGACACAGTTCATGTCAATGATGGATTCGGAAATTAG GAACTGGATAGCGCTTCAAAATTATGAAGGGACCTGGAATGACTGCTATATAGTTTATAGCGGTACAGATGTGCCCGGTGAAGGTGaacataaaatttatgataCTATTCGTAAA ATGGTGGAGTTGGATGACAATGTGAAAAAGTCGACACATTTGGTATATGGATTAGACGCTGATTTAGTAATGTTGTCGCTGATTACAAAATTGCCAAAAATGTATATTCTAAGAGAAgaacataattttacaccgcacattttatcaaaagAGAAACCAAACCCCTACTTTTCCAAAGAAACAG ggCTGTTGCATATACATGGGAAGGACTACATAGACCtaaaaactaataattatgAAGTGTTGTCAATGAATGTGCTAAGAAGG ACCATGTATTCAAGGTGTATGAGAGTTTCTGGAACTGTAAAGAATGATTTGAACCGCTTTTTGTTTCACCCCAACTCGAAAAATAGACTGTCAGACGATTTCTCTTTACTCTCATTCATGGCGG GAAATGACTTTTTACCACATTTACCAACTGTGGAGCTGTGTAACAGTAGCTTTAACGACCTTATAAATATGTACTATAAAATGTTGCCCAAGTTAAGAGGCTTTTTGACACAAAcatacaaaattaatacGTCAAGATTACAATTACTAATGAAA gAACTGTGTAAAAACGAATTTGAGTATTTTAAGATGAAAGCGATGTCTGAGAAGATAAGTGATTACAGTGACCCTAAGAAATACGCGAAATACTATTATGAAAATAAGTGCGACATTGATttcaataataaaaaggCGATTAGGAAAATGTGTGAACAATACATCGAA GGGTTATTTTGGACGTTATCGTACTATCACTTGGGGTGCCCAAGTTGGAATTG GTGTTATAAATACCACTACGCGCCGTTGGTATCAGACTTGGCAAAGGTTTCAGGAACTACAATTAAGTTCTATAAAGGGGAACCAATAACGCCACTGGAACACTTACTAGCAATCACACCCCCAAATAATTCACAACTCCTACCACCAATATATAG GAGTCTGAGTGGTCCTGAAGGTAGTTTATGTCAATATTTTCCAGAAGATTTTGAAATTTGCGAAGATGGGAAGGATAACGAGTGGGAACACGTAGTCAAATTGCCGTTCCTAGATACCAAACATCTCTGTGAAGTTGCACGAAGCGTGAACGACGAgcttaaatataataacttATACAA GAATAAACCAGGATGTGTTAATGTGTACCATAGAAggaatgataataataaaaaaaattaa
- a CDS encoding Nucleoporin complex subunit 54 family protein: protein MLEQLNNSLTPNLHGEITLDKVAHVKDETVRFLEKRSFDLVSFTYSYEPERAPEINKMLEDDLDNLLLNSHRQLAYHRLYGDNKSNVALYNSNLRRLEILAREVEACYDRFQTVKNNNPDPTKVAIIHIFGVDDLEKRVQQSLNQLEILKKTFDNLQENCKTLLENSLHLRRMLLNLRNQGQVIFYKQVQVASLIDEFAMYKGVYLKDHVADKAHKACLSQTASELSVDSWALRIKYCKDTLENIKAEAQKSYNNVNNGRSGRLLSEEQEKNFHDAISTNSKLIHQLTRGATYLLTQLSNPNGQL, encoded by the exons atgcTAGAACAACTAAACAATTCATTAACTCCAAACCTTCAtg GCGAGATAACTCTTGATAAGGTTGCTCATGTGAAGGACGAGACCGTTAGGTTTCTGGAGAAGCGCAGTTTTGATTTAGTGTCTTTTACATACTCTTATGAGCCAGAAAGAGCACCAgaaataaacaaaatgcTTGAAGATgatttggataatttgTTACTGAACTCTCACAGACAGCTGGCCTATCACCGGCTTTACGGTGATAATAAGTCTAACGTCGCGCTGTATAACTCGAACTTAAGGCGATTGGAGATATTAGCCAGAGAAGTTGAAGCGTGTTATGACCGATTTCAAactgttaaaaataataaccCAGATCCAacaaa AGTTGcaattatacacatatttgGAGTTGATGACTTAGAGAAGAGg GTACAACAATCGTTGAACCAGttagaaatattaaagaAAACATTCGATAACTTGCAAGAAAATTGTAAAACTTTACTTGAGAATTCATTACACCTAAGAAGAATG TTGTTGAATTTACGTAACCAGGGGcaagttattttttacaagCAAGTTCAAGTCGCCTCTCTTATTGatg aGTTCGCAATGTATAAAGGAGTTTATTTGAAGGACCATGTGGCTGATAAGGCACACAAGGCCTGTTTATCGCAGACAGCCTCAGAGTTATCCGTAGACTCTTGGGCATTACGTATTAAATACTGTAAAGATACgcttgaaaatattaaagcGGAAGCTCAAAAATCATacaataatgttaataatggCAGAAGTGGTAGATTATTGAGTGAAGAACAGGAGAAGAACTTTCATGATGCAATTTCGACGAATAGTAAACTTATCCACCAACTTACAAGAGGTGCTACATACCTTTTGACACAACTGAGTAATCCGAATGGACAATTATAG
- the ube2m gene encoding NEDD8-conjugating enzyme Ubc12, producing MDNYSVKSPAMLRVQKELSELTMYEGVEIRFPDINDVMHLEILITPTEGIYKDIKITFSCHIPNQYPHNRPKIYCKSKIIHPNILGTNAEKCQGAVCLNILREDWRPVYTINTAIVGLVNLLIEPQSENPLDKFAANLLKHDPMHLRSINLSLTYNTPYLKLFTILMVWSEGDEWIL from the exons ATGGACAATTATAGCGTTAAATCACCAGCTATGCTAAGGGTTCAAAAAG AGTTATCAGAGTTGACAATGTACGAAGGTGTTGAGATAAGATTCCCTGATATTAACGATGTAATGCACTTGGAGATATTGATCACTCCAACGGAAGGTATTTACAAGGATATCAAAATCACTTTCTCATGTCATATCCCCAACCAATATCCACACAATAGACCTAAAATATACTGCAAATCCAAA ATAATACATCCAAATATATTGGGAACAAATGCTGAGAAATGCCAAGGAGCAGTTTGTTTAAACATCTTGAGGGAGGACTGGCGACCTgtttacacaattaacaCAGCCATTGTTGGACTCGTTAACCTCTTAATTGAACCACAGTCTGAAAACCCACTGGATAAGTTTGCTGCCAATTTGTTAAAGCATGACCCAATGCATCTGAGATCAATTAATCTATCACTAACTTACAATACAccttatttaaaattatttactatcCTAATGGTATGGAGTGAAGGGGATGAGTGGAttctgtaa
- the RPT2A gene encoding 26S proteasome regulatory subunit 4-like protein: MGNTQGTNNSQDDKKDKNDSKQTRSDQPVTFGKRKRKMLRQLAPVRIPTVTPNSKCRLRLLKLERIKDYLLLEEEYITNKSLHKPLKTKNQDDLIKLDDIRGSPMSVGTLEEIIDENHAIVTSSIGPEYYVNILSFVDKELLEPGCSVLLHNKTNSIVGILLDDVDPLVSVMKVEKAPLESYDDIGGLEEQIQEIKEAVELPLTRPELYDDIGIKPPKGVILYGPPGTGKTLLAKAVANETSATFLRVVGSELIQKYLGEGPKLVREMFKVAEDNAPSIIFIDEIDAIGTKRYDATSGGEKEIQRTMLELLNQLDGFDSQSDVKVIMATNKIESLDPALIRPGRIDRKIQLPNPDSKTKRKIFEIHTSKMTMSKDVDLDEFVVNKDDLSGADIKAMCTEAGLLALRERRMQITQADLMKAKEKVLYQKKGNVPDVLYC; the protein is encoded by the exons atgggaAACACTCAAGGAACCAATAATTCGCAAG ATGATAAAAAGGATAAGAATGATAGTAAACAAACCCGTTCTGACCAACCGGTTACCTTTGGTAAACGTAAAAGGAAAATGTTAAGACAATTAGCTCCAGTAAGAATACCAACAG TGACACCAAATTCAAAATGCCGATTGAGATTATTAAAACTTGAAAGAATTAaagattatttattactagAAGAGGAG TATATAACGAATAAATCGTTACATAAACCCCTGAAAACAAAGAATCAAGATGACTTGATAAAGCTTGATGACATTAGAGGATCTCCAATGAGCGTTGGAACGTTGGAGGAGATCATAGACGAGAATCACGCTATCGTAACCTCATCAATTGGCCCTGaatattatgtaaatatacTCTCGTTTGTGGATAAGGAGCTTCTGGAGCCAGGCTGTTCAGTTCTTTTGCATAACAaaactaatagtatagttgGAATACTTTTGGACGATGTCGACCCGCTGGTGTCTGTAATGAAGGTGGAAAAGGCACCCCTTGAATCTTATGACGATATTGGAGGCCTTGAGGAACAAATTCAGGAAATTAAAGAGGCTGTTGAGTTACCCTTAACAAGGCCTGAGTTATATGACGATATCGGTATTAAACCTCCCAAAGGCGTAATTCTATACGGACCACCAG GGACTGGCAAGACCTTGTTGGCTAAGGCGGTGGCGAATGAGACTTCAGCTACTTTTCTTCGTGTAGTTGGTTCTGAGCTTATCCAGAAGTATTTGGGAGAAGGGCCTAAACTTGTAAGGGAGATGTTCAAAGTTGCTGAAGATAACGCGCcatcaattatttttattgatGAAATTGATGCTATAGGAACTAAAAG GTATGATGCGACAAGTGGAGGAGAGAAGGAAATACAGCGTACAATGTTGGAGTTGTTAAACCAATTGGACGGATTTGACTCTCAATCTGATGTTAAGGTTATTATGGCCACAAATAAAATCGAATCACTTGACCCAGCTCTTATCAGGCCAGGTAGAATTGATCGGAAGATCCAACTTCCGAACCCAGACAGCAAGACTAAGCGGAAGATATTCGAGATCCATACTTCAAAGATGACCATGAGCAAGGATGTGGATCTGGACGAGTTTGTGGTCAACAAGGACGACCTAAGTGGAGCAGATATCAAAGCAATGTGCACTGAAGCAGGTTTACTGGCTCTCAGGGAACGTAGAATGCAAATTACACAAGCTGATTTAATGAAAGCGAAGGAAAAGGTTTTATACCAGAAAAAGGGCAATGTACCCGATGTTCTCTACTGCTAG
- a CDS encoding Syntaxin 6 domain protein has product MIEGLDKDPYDEAENKVRKSIRKAILLQSQLYDSSGALKNDNNEALRGGDELASVCNSIENDIGELQKVILAIQQNPNKYKISQTLIDSRQQTINEFKSKLNGIVQQTNEKKYVQTNYASDYSNVQLQHQQDVLNQQNYHLNELHGSAQTLHTQAIQFNQEVKSQNILLRDVEQQMTESQLHIDTLTRKLSLFLDTDNPSIIRLILTLSVIATILVVVLIVF; this is encoded by the exons ATGATTGAAGGATTAGATAAGGATCCGTATGATGAAGCTGAAAA tAAAGTAAGGAAGAGTATAAGGAAGGCGATTTTATTGCAAAGTCAACTTTATGATAGTTCTGG GGCAttgaaaaatgataataatgaagCTCTAAGGGGTGGTGATGAATTGGCGTCCGTTTGTAACTCGATCGAGAATGATATTGGCGAGTTACAAAAGGTAATTCTGGCAATTCAGCAGAATCCAAACAAGTATAAAATCTCCCAAACCCTCATCGACTCTCGACAACAAACtattaatgaatttaaatccAAATTAAATGGAATAGTTCAACAAACAAAT gaaaAGAAATATGTCCAAACAAACTACGCCTCAGATTATTCTAATGTACAATTACAACACCAACAA GATGTGTTAAATCAGCAAAATTACCACTTAAATGAGTTACATGGTTCCGCTCAAACACTCCACACTCAGGCAATACAATTTAATCAAGAAGTTAAATCACAAAATAT aTTGCTGAGAGATGTTGAGCAGCAGATGACCGAGTCTCAATTGCACATAGATACCCTAACGAGAAAATTATCGCTATTTTTAGACACTGATAATCCTTCAATTATCAGACTCATACTTACGCTATCAGTTATAGCAACAATTCTAGTTGTTGTGCTGATAGTcttttaa
- a CDS encoding mTERF family protein — translation MLIYYNSLLYILTFHIGFINSIIHTKKLLYINSPNILNNFSDNRSGVTCNIFFGNPSITIDSDEYNHQHHINEYFKKLTNKSGKPSDSQELPDSSSKEQPELGDVPIANNVLTDVLPLAPPSEDDPLEEIVEDNDLSKPPSNKDDWSLKRIAHGRRFWHKFFAKPSEQTLKAVRWIKFEHDKTNCNRILERTYTQLPKVMPQKGPDGKFLPLSKKDKIKNKHSLKVQRKIIGYDNSGEVSNLLILMNYPTERLVRLVEKLRMPGILDLKNYELLRLLKHSMLYLAKTNNFINVIQFLITLGKFNPNLKLPEDKIPEDVPQSEPIILPDHSTAYISMGKGNIYKGKIPRVLMRYKPMAYSIIGRLKSDPFNKKFLLPRKPKAKPIREVFPVFNPNSSLTKFLTESMGLVREYQEVPYDHDKTMDRSFSDIFTENQVYTTKNSVNKFDFPTTINFNKHLKDYLIKGVSELSAADIKRILKHAPKLGLTDTSTLIYRIKQLHTHVGLTYEEILRICKHNITILSFGNYKQRFLKIYDIDESFTYESVKELILKLPNLLTYNIDRCIKPKILYLFRIMGKSVSDLLEYPKYLSFSLYDRIIPRHLSVMNKLYNGEFLSVYRFLFQTGFYHSYGQPITHPKIPNPLPENHEKFLSFYMELNRDLNLKELIRTSDEEFCKIYNLTYRNLVEGREFAFKIPLPVNVQ, via the coding sequence atgttaatatattataattcttTATTGTATATACTAACCTTCCACATTGGCTTTATCAATTCGATTATTCACACTAAAAAGCTTCTTTACATTAATTCTCcgaatattttaaataattttagtgaTAATAGATCCGGTGTGACgtgtaacatattttttGGAAACCCTTCTATTACTATTGATTCTGACGAATACAATCATCAACATCATATAAACGAATATTTCAAAAAACTCACTAATAAATCGGGAAAACCCAGTGATTCACAGGAACTACCGGATTCTTCATCTAAAGAACAGCCGGAACTTGGTGATGTACCAATAGCTAATAATGTCCTAACTGATGTGTTGCCTCTGGCTCCTCCCTCAGAGGATGACCCATTGGAGGAAATTGTTGAAGACAATGACTTGTCAAAACCCCCATCAAACAAGGACGACTGGAGCTTGAAACGTATAGCTCATGGACGCCGTTTTTGGCATAAATTCTTTGCCAAGCCGTCAGAACAAACCCTTAAAGCGGTACGGTGGATTAAATTTGAACACGACAAAACTAACTGTAATCGGATTTTGGAAAGGACATATACTCAATTACCCAAGGTTATGCCTCAAAAGGGACCTGACGGGAAGTTTTTACCCCTATCTAAGAAAGACAAAATAAAGAACAAACACTCGTTAAAGGTGCAAAGGAAGATAATTGGGTATGATAATAGTGGCGAAGTTAGCAATTTATTGATATTAATGAACTATCCAACTGAGAGGCTGGTTCGCTTGGTGGAGAAGCTCAGAATGCCTGGAATATTAGACCTCAAAAACTACGAACTCTTAAGACTATTAAAGCATTCAATGTTATATTTAGCcaaaacaaataatttcattaatgTTATCCAgtttttaataactttGGGGAAATTTAACCCCAACTTAAAGTTACCAGAAGATAAAATCCCTGAGGATGTTCCACAGTCGGAGCCTATAATATTACCAGATCATAGTACAGCATATATAAGTATGGGTAAAGGTAACATATACAAAGGGAAAATCCCAAGAGTCTTGATGAGATATAAACCGATGGCATATTCAATCATTGGAAGATTAAAAAGTGACCCATTTAATAAGAAGTTTTTATTACCGAGAAAACCTAAGGCCAAGCCAATTAGAGAGGTGTTTCCAGTCTTTAACCCAAATTCCTCACTAACTAAGTTCTTAACTGAGTCAATGGGATTAGTTAGGGAGTATCAGGAAGTACCATACGATCATGATAAAACCATGGACAGATCATTTTCTGATATATTTACTGAAAATCAAGTATATACAACTAAGAACAGCGTTAATAAATTCGATTTCCCAACCACaatcaattttaacaaacATCTAAAAGACTATTTAATAAAGGGCGTCAGTGAATTGTCAGCGGCTGATATTAAGCGTATATTAAAACATGCTCCAAAATTGGGATTAACTGATACGTCTACTTTAATATACCGAATTAAGCAATTACACACTCATGTTGGACTGACGTATGAAGAAATACTTAGAATATGTAAACACAACATTACGATACTTTCATTTGGGAATTACAAACAaagatttttaaaaatttacgACATTGATGAAAGCTTTACTTACGAATCAGTAAAAGAATTAATTCTAAAGCTTCCAAACCTCttaacatataatattgatCGTTGTATAAAGCCgaaaatattatacctATTTAGGATAATGGGTAAATCAGTCTCAGATTTGCTAGAATATCCTAAATATCTCAGTTTCTCACTTTATGATCGTATAATACCACGACATTTAAGCGTAATGAATAAACTTTACAATGGAGAGTTCTTAAGCGTTTATAGATTCTTATTCCAAACTGGTTTCTACCATTCATATGGCCAACCAATTACACACCCTAAGATACCAAACCCTTTACCGGAAAATCACGAGAAATTCTTGTCATTTTATATGGAATTGAATCGAgatttgaatttaaagGAGCTGATAAGAACCAGTGACGAggaattttgtaaaatatataatttaacgTATAGGAATCTTGTAGAAGGCAGAGAATTCGCGTTTAAAATTCCCTTACCAGTTAATGTACAATAA